The nucleotide sequence GAATAGCCACCCACATCGGCAGCGCCAATGCGCCAGCACCTATGGTCAGCATGGCGGTGGTCCAAAACACCACTTGAACCGAAGAGTCCGTCCGGCTCAAAACCCGTGCTGCCACCGCTGACATGGCATACATGCATGCAGCGGCCAATACCGCCATCGCGCCTAGCGAGAAGAAAGCGGCACCGTCGGGGCGCATAGCAATCAAAACCCCCGCGAAGCCCACCGCGATGGCCACCCAGTGCAAAGGCAATACTTTTTCCTTGAGTACCGGGATCGACAGCATGGTGATCAACAAGGGGGCGACAAAGAACACCGCATAGGCATCCGTCAGAGGGAGCTCGCTTAAGGCGTAGGTGAACAAGCTCAGCATGCCCACACTGAACACCCCCCGCAACAGATGCAAACTCCAGCGCACTTGGAGCAGGGTGCGTGCTTCACCGCGCCAAAAGACATAGACGCACACCAAGGGCAAAGCGGTCACTCCACGCAAGGCAGCCACCTGCATGGCGGGGTAAGTGCTGCCTAGGGTTTTGAGCACCGCATCCATCAGGGAGAAAAAACCAACCGCCACCACCATCGCGACGATGCTGCGCATGTTTCCAGAAGCTTGCATAGAGAAGAAGCCAGACAAATACCCATTCTAGTAAGTGCACCGCCGCAGTGCATTAACTCCCCTGTGCGCCCTGCCCTTGCGGGTATTGAAGGACCCAAGGCCAGAAGAAACGAGGCAAGGTACCATCCCTGCCCATGACCCAACGCCTCACCCCGACTGCAGCTCTTCTTCTCGTAATTCCACCGCTCCTATGGTCAGGTAACGCTGTGGTGGGGCGCTTGGTAAGTCCACTGGTCTCGCCCATGACACTCAACCTGCTGCGCTGGGCCATTGCCTTGGTGCTTTTGTTGCCCTTTGCCGCGCATGTGTTGCGACGCGACAGTGTGCTGTGGCCGCAGTGGCGGCGCTTTGCCGCCCTGAGCTTTTTTAGTATTGGGGCTTACAACGCCTTGCTCTATCTGGCGCTGAACACCTCTACACCCATCAACGTCACCCTGGTCGGCGCCAGCACACCGGTATGGATGCTGCTCATTGGTCGGCTGTTCTTTAAGGCCCCCATTAGCCAAAGGCAATGCTGGGGTGCCGTTCTGTCTGTAGCGGGCGTGGTCTTGGTGCTGTCCCGTGGGCAATGGGCCTTGCTACTCAACCTGCGTTTGGTCGTGGGCGACTTGTATGTCCTGATGGCTTCGTGCGCTTGGGCTTACTACAGCTGGATGCTCTCGCGCCCAAGCCCCGAGTCAGCCTCCTTGCGGGCCGATTGGTCGGCCTTTTTAATGGGGCAAATTGTGTTTGGCTTAGGCTGGTGCCTAGCCTCCACGGGAGTGGAGTGGACCGCAACGCCTGCCCATATTGAATGGGGTTGGCCCCTGATCTCTGCCTTGGCCTTTATCGCGGTAGGGCCTGCAGTGATTGCCTATGCGTCTTGGGGCGCTGGGGTAGCGCGTGCGGGGCCAGCGGTTGCCGGCTTTTTTATCAACCTCACGCCCTTGTTCACAGCCTTGCTCTCCGCTGCATTTTTGGGAGAGGCGCCACAACTTTTTCACGGTCTGGCGTTTGCTTTGATTGTCTCTGGCATCGTCTTGTCCACCCAGCGCAAAGGGTGATGCAAAGGGCACTGCCCTCACGGTGCTTTGTCAGGAACGCGATGCGCAAACGCAGCCAGCGTGGCAGCACCTAGTACGACCACCCCCATGGCCATGGTCAAAGAAACATGTTGTGCGATGGCCCCAATCACGGGCGGCCCGACCATAAACCCGCTGTAGCCAATGGAGGACACCGCCGCTATGGCCGCTGCAGGCGTAGTACCTGGCACGCGGGCTGCCGCGGTGTACAAAATAGGCACCACCATCGCCAAGCCAGCGCCAGCAATCGCAAACCCGACAAGCGACACCCACGGCAACGCGAACAGCAACACGACTGCCATGGCGACTGCTGTCACAAGACCACTGGCCTGCAGCAATAGGCGCTCACTAAATCGGTGGCGAAAGCTGTCGGCTGCGAAACGCATGGCGGCCATGGCCCCCGAGAAGGCTGCGTAACCCAAGGCGGCTTGGTCTTGCGGCATGCCCACCTCTTGTTTGAGGTAGAGCACACACCAGTCGTACACAGCACCCTCCGCGCTCATGCCGGTGAATATCAGCAAGCCAATCACGAGCAGCGCTCCACGCGGCCAAGCAAAACGCGCACCTTCACCGGCCTTGGGGGCTGCGGTTTCTGTAGGCAACATCCACCGCGAACCGACCAGCACACTGACCGCAACCAATACCCCCACAGCGGCAAGCTGAGTACTGGCGGGCAATTGCAGTCGCAACAGCGCCGACATCAAGGCCGCGCCTACCATGGCACCTACGCTAAACATGCCATGCAGGCCCCCCATGATGGGCCGACCACCCGCTGCCTCGAGCGCTGACCCTTCGGTATTGATGGCAACGTCATACACACTCATGGCCGCACCAAATAGCAGCATGGTCGCAAGCAGCACGCCGTAGTTGGGCCAGTGCAGTACCAGCCCCAGCATGGCAGCCATCGTGACCGCGCACAGCGCAGTCGCGTTGCGCGCGCCCAAACGTCCAATCATTCGGCCCGCAAACAGCAGGGAGGCCACTGCGCCTATCGCTGCTGCAACCAAGACCAACGACAAGGCCGAAGGCTCCAACCCATAGTGGTCTTTGACGGAGGGGATGTGCACCCCCCAAGAGCCGCCCAGCACGCCCAACGCGGCAAACATACCCCGTGTGGCCCAAACCGCATGGCGAATCTGCCGCGGCGAACCATGCACCTGCGCTTGGCTCATGCTGCCCCCCCGCGTTGAAACGCACTTCGGGCCATGCACTGAGCACTAAGAATAAGGTAAATCTTGGACGACATAAGTACAGTACTTTTCACTAGAATTTGCCAAGGCGTTGGCTTGTATGTCTATCGATCGTAGGCCAAAATGCCCCAAGTCGCAAAGCAAAGCGGTACCAAAGTAATGTCAAAAATAGCAAAATTCTTAGATCAAGAATTGCCGCCGCAGTGCAGTCAACCCGCCGTAGCGGCCGACGACCCCGACGCACCCGCCTTAGCCCTGCGATTGCGCCGGCACTTGGCCCATTTCATCACCTTGGCAGCCACCGGCAGCTTGCCGCTAGTGCCCCCGCCTGCGCAAGCCCATTGGGCCGCGCGCGGGGCAGGCCATTTCCATTTAGGGGCCGAGCTGTTTTTACAGATGCAAGGCTATACCGAGTTTCGATTTCCGCAGGGGCAGGTCACGCTGCGGGCAGGCGAAGCCTTGCTCATGCCGCCAAAGCTGCTCCACGACGAATGGGTGGGGGGCGATGCCCACGGCCCCTTTGCGAACCTGGTGATCTACGCCGACAGCCAAGCCGTGTCGTGCCACATTGCCAATGAAGCCCAACCACAGCGGCCCGGCAACCTGTACCTAGAGTCGTGCCAGCACCCGGATGCAGCACGCATTGAAGGCTGGTTGGTCGATGCCACCCAGGCCCCCACCCAAGACACCCACGGGCTCTGGCCCGTGCAGCAGCGCGCCTTGGTACTGACCGCACTCAGCGGCGTGTCACGCCTCTTGGATGCGCCCGAGCAGCTGGTGTCCCACGAGCCCCCACTGTTTGCAAAATTGCGCATGCACATTCAAAACCGTCTGGGCGATGTTGACCTCACGGTGGCCAGCTTGGCAGAGGCTGTGGGTTGTAGTGCGGACTACCTTTCGCACCTGTACAGCCAGCACACGGGGGAGCACCTGTGGCAGGTGGTACTGCGCCTGCGTTTGGCGCGCGCGGCCCGTTTGCTCAAAGAGGATGACTCGGCGGTGAAGGAGATTGCTTGGTGCTGCGGGTTTGCCAGTTCCAGCCATTTCATTCGCTGCTTTAAGCAGCAGTTTGGGACTACGCCTAAGGTGTATCGGGCGCAGGCTTTGGTTTCCTGAGCTGCTCCCTCTCTTCATGAATGCTCTTGTCTCCTAGTTGCGGGTTTGGTGGTGTGGCTTGGTTTATTGACTCCCACTCCCCCCAGCCCCCTCGCCCCGTCGGCGAGGGGGAGCCTTGAACTGCCGATTTGATTGTTTTACCCCGGACACACGGCTACCCAAGAGCCGCTGCCAACGGGTGGGCGCGCCACGGCTATGGCGAGCGGTCGTAGAACTTCACAGGGATGTGTGCGCACCGACTGGCGCGCTTCGCCGCCAGCAGCCAGAGGCGACAGTTAATGCAGTACGTATACCTATCGCGACGCAACTGGCAGGCGCAGCTGCCAGCGTTGGCACACCAACGTGCGCGAAGTATCTACAACCGCACCGCTAGCGCCGTGGCGAACAGCAAAATTGGCAACGCCACCCCAGTAATTCCGCATCCGGAATCCAGCCACCAAATCGGCAGTTCAAGGCTCCCCCTCGCCGACGGGGCGAGGGGGCTGGGGGGAGTGGGAGTTAAAAAGAACGCTGGAACTCAAACAAAACAACGAAAACTAGAAAGTCCCCGAGTAAGCCCCCCCATCCAACAACACATTCTGCCCCGTCATATAAGCCGCCTGCTGGCTGCACAAAAAGGCACACACCTGACCAAACTCCTGAGGCGTGCCATAGCGCCCCATCGGAATCTGTGCCTGCTGGCTTGCGCGGATTTCTTCCACCGATTTGCCACTTTTATTAGCCGTTGCCTGCACCGTGGCCGCAATGCGGTCGGTGTCAAACTTGCCTGGCAAAAGGTTGTTGATGGTCACGCCCTTGGCCGCCAAACTAGAGCGGGCGACACCGGCGACAAAACCGGTCAAGCCACTGCGTGCGCCGTTGGACAAACCCAAGATATCAATGGGCGACTTCACCGAGCTGGAGGTGATGTTCACAATGCGCCCAAAGCCACGTGCTGCCATGCCGTCTACCGTGGCTTTGATGAGCTCGATGGGGGTCAGCATATTGGCGTCCACCGCTTTGATCCATGCGTCCCGGTCCCAGTCTCGAAAATCCCCCGTAGGCGGCCCACCCGCGTTGGTCACCACAATGTCAAAGTCTTTGCGCACCGCAAACACGGCCTCACGCCCCGCCACCGTGGTGATGTCTTGGGCACAAAAAAGCACACTAGCGCCCGTAGATTGTGCGTGGTTAGCTATCAAATTTGAAGCAGCTTGCGCAAGCAGCGCTTCGCCCCTGGCCACAATGAGCACATTCACCCCCTCTTGCACCAGTGCCTGCGCGCAGCCTAGTCCCAAACCTTTGCTCGCGCCGCACACCAGCGCCCATTTGCCCTGCAGTCCCAAATCCATAGCCGTACCCCTTGTCTCGTTGACCGCAGCCCGTAGTGGCTGGGTCGGTTGATGATACAAACGCAGGCGCGGCACCCGCCGGTTTCTCTGCATCTACCCCTGTTTTTCTGATGATTACTTGTTTTGACATTGGCGGCTCTTCCATCAAAGTGGCCGTGGCCCACAGCCCCGACAAGGTCGTGGCCGGGCGAACACTGCCGACCCCCTTGCATGACTTTGAGGCCTTCGTGGCCACCATGCAGACGCTAATCGCCGATGGCCCACCAGCGGCCCACCAGCTCGTCTCTATCTCGATTTGCGGGGTGGTCGATCCCGAAACGGGTGCCCTCAAATGCGCCAACATTCCCTGCATTGACGGACGCACCTTAGACCAAGACCTGGAGCACCGTTTGGGCTGCGTGGTGCTGGTCGCCAACGACGCCGACTGCTTCACCATGGCAGAAGCCGTGGCTGGCGCAGGCCGAGGCCACCGTGTGGTGTTTGGTGCCATCTTGGGCACCGGCGTGGGCGGAGGCTTGGTGATTGACGGCACGTTGCTCACCGGCGCTGGTGGCTACGCGGGCGAGTGGGGCCATGGGCCTATCACTGCCACTCAGGCAGGCAACCCCGCGGTGGACGTACCGCGCTTTGCCTGTGGCTGCGGCCAGGTCGGTTGTGTGGATGCGGTAGGTGGCGCGCGTGGCTTGGAGCGGCTGCACGCACATTTGCACAGCACCACCCTGCGCAGCACCGACATCATGGCGCAGTGGCTCAACCCGCAAGATGCACACCACGCCCAGGCCTGCCAAACCATGGACTGCTATGTGGACTTGGTGGCCGAGCCGCTGGCCTTGGTGGTCAACGTGGTGGGGGCTTCGGTCATTCCTGTCGGGGGCGGCTTGTCCAACGTCAAGCCTTTGCTATCCCGACTCGACTCCGCTGTGCGCGCGCGCATTTTGCGCACCACGCACGCGCCTTTGGTGGTACCCAGCCAGTGCACCGTAGAGCCCGGCCTCATTGGCGCAGGCATTTTGGGTCTGAATAAGGCCCAGGCGTGAGCACCCTGCATCCGCCAGTGCGTGCCCCTCTGGTTGAAGTCTGCGTGGACTCTGCGGCAGGCTTAGCGGCAGCCATTGCGGGTGGGGCTGACCGCATAGAGCTGTGCAGTGCGCTCGCCGTGGGCGGCCTCACACCCACCGCCGGCCTCATGGCGCTGGCGGCCCAAAGCCCGGTGCCGGTGTATGCCATGGTGCGGCCCCACCCGGGCGACTTCGTCTTTACTGCGGCCGATGTGGACGCCATGCGCCATGACATCGACACCGTGCGGGCTTTGGGCCTGGCCGGAGTGGTGCTGGGGGCCAACCTGGCCGATGGGCAGCTTGATGGTGCCACGCTGCACACCCTGCGCCAGCACGCCCAGGGCTTGGGTGCCACGCTGCACCGCGCCTTTGACATGGTGCCCCATATCGCCGACGCCGTAGAGATGGCCGTGCAACTCCGGTTTGAACGTATCTTGAGCTCTGGACGTGCCGCCACTGCGCTGGCGGGCTTGCCTGATTTGGCCCTGACCTGCCAAGCCGCAGCAGGCCGCATCAGTGTGATGCCGGGCTCAGGCGTTCGGCCAGACAACGTGGCAAGCCTGCGCGCTGCGCTGCCCGATGTCTATGAGGTGCATGGCGCATGCACACTTGCCGCACCGTATGTGCATCAGCGCGCCATTGACTTGGGGTTTTGCCAGCCCCTGATGCGACACACCAGCGCGCACGAGGTGCGGGCGATGAAGGCGGCGGTTCTCACGTAAACGCGGGGCGCTTTTGGGGGCGCTAAGGCTTGCGGGTGCAGACGTACACCCCAGCCAGCACCAAGGCCGTGCCCGCAATGATCCAGCTATTGAAGGGCTCACCCAGCACCAGCACGCCCATGGCAATGGTCGACATGGGGCCCACCATGCCCACTTGGGCCGCCAAGCCCGGGCCAATGCGCTCAATGGCCATCATCACCATGAGCACCGGCACCACGGTGCAAAGCGTGGCATTCAAAACCGAGAGCCATAGCACCGCAGGCGCCAGCTCCCACACCAGAGCCACCGGGCGCAAGAGCACAAACTGCCCGATACACAGCACGCAGGCTATGCTGGTGGCCAGACCCACCAAACGCAGCGAGCCCAAGCGCTGCACCAGCTCACCGCTGTAGGCCAGATAAATGGCATAACTCACCGCGCTCAAAAACACCAGAACGGCACCCAGCGCCACATCGGGGCCTTGCAGGCTGGCCTCGTGGCCAAACACCAGCAGCACACCGCTGTAGCTAATGGCCATGCCCAGAGCTTGCCAACGGCCAATGGGGCGCTTGTACAGCAGCAGCCCCAAGAGCAGCACGATGGTGGGGTTCAGGTACAGCACCAAACGCTCCAGCGAGGCCGAGATATAGGCCAGCCCCGCAAAATCCAGAAAACTCGCCAAGTAATACCCGGTGAACCCTAGCCCCGCAATGCCCAGCCAGTCCTTGTGGGAAAGCGCCACTGGGTCAGCACCTCCAGGACCTTTGCCTGGTCGGCTCGCCCACCAAGCAATCACCAAAAAAAAGGGAAGTGCAAACACCATGCGCAGCATGATGAGCGTGACCGCATCCACCCCATGGCGGTAGGCCATCTTGATGATGATGGCCTTGCCGCTAAAGGCAATGGAGCCGGCCATGGCCAGCACCAACCCAAATGCTATATTTTTAGGAGCTGCTTGCGCAGTATCTACGGGCGCAATAGCCACTTTTAGCCCTTAAATCGCTTCAAAACCGCCTGGTAGGCCGTCACGCCCAGCAAAACCAAGGCGCCTGCCAGCACACCCACGACGGCATCCGCCAGCACCGGGCCAAGCGATTGGACCGCGTTGGCCAGCATGCCTTGGGCGGTGCCCACTGGGCCGAGCCAAGCTTCAATAGCATGGTGCAGCCACGGCATGCCATGCACCAAGATGCCGCCACCCACCAAGAACATGGCGACGGTGCCCGCCACCGACAGGGCCTTCATCAACCACGGTGCCGCCCACAGCACCGCCGCACCCATGCGCCGTTGTAATTGGGCCCATGCGCCCGCAGCGGTTTTGCGGCTCCAGTACAGGCCCAGGTCATCCAGCTTCACAATGCCCGCCACTGCGCCGTACACCCCCACGGTCATGACCACCGCAATGCCGCTGAGCACGGCCACTTGCGTGAGCCAAGGCTGGGTTTGCACGGTGCCCAAAGTGATAGCAATGATTTCTGCCGACAGCACAAAGTCGGTGCGCACAGCGCCTTTGATCTTGTCTTTTTCCAAGGCCACAAGGTCCACTGCGGGGTCGCTCAGCGCGTTGCGCAAAGCGGCTTGGTGCGCGGCATCGTCTTCGCTATGGCTGAGGTATTTGTGGGCCAGCTTTTCAAACCCTTCAAAGCACAGGAACGCGCCCCCCACCATGAGCAGTGGCGTCACCGCCCAAGGCGCCAGCCAGCTAATCACCAAGGCGGCGGGCACCAAAATCAGCTTGTTCATAAACGAACCCCGGCACACCGCCCACACCACGGGCAACTCGCGGTCGGCCTGTACCCCAGCCACTTGCTGGGCGTTTAAAGCCAAGTCGTCGCCCAACACACCGGCAGTTTTTTTGGCCGCCACTTTGGTCAGCAAGGCCACGTCATCCAAGAGGGCGGCAACGTCGTCAATCAGGGCTAAAAGGCTGCTGGCCATACGTCGTTTGTGCAAGTTGAAAACTGCATTGTCGCCGTACTGAAGCCAGTCAACCGGGTTGACCCGTGTCATCGGCATTTCACACAAGCGCTCTACGCTTGCGCGCTTCTCTCACCCACTGGAAAACATCGATGTTTCGTTTTGCATTCACATCCCGTGCTGCTGCCTTCGCACTGGCCCTCAGCGCACTGACCGCGCAAGCCCAAACCGAAGTCACCGCTGTCTTGGCGGGCCACGCGGCCGTGCCGTTCAACACCACCGTGGCTGCCCCTAAAGAAGCAGGCCCGCTGTTTGCCACTGCAGGCAAGTTCACCGCCGGCAACCGTCTACGCTCAGAAACCTTGGGCAGCGTGCCTGGCATCAGCTTTGTCGGTGACCCTAAGTACCCCCGCGCCTCAGGCGGCAGCTTGCCGATTGAAGGCCAATCGGTACAAGGTTTCTCTGGCATCGTGTCCTTGGGCAAGGGCGAGTTTTTGGCTCTGACTGACAACGGCTTTGGCAGCAAGATCAACTCCCAAGATGCCTTGCTCATGGTGCACTTGGTCAAGGCCGATTGGGCCAGCGGCAAGGTCACACGCCAACACACCACCTTTTTGCGTGACCCCGATCGCAAAGTGCCTTTCCACATCAACAACGAGAACACCAGCACCCGCTACCTGACCGGCTCTGACTTTGACCCCGAGTCCATCCAAGTGGTGGGCAACGAGTGGTGGATTGGCGACGAGTTTGGCCCTTACATCTTGCGTGTGAACCACCAAGGTGTGGTCCAAGGCGTGATTGAGACCGTGGTGGGCGGCAAAGCCTACCGTGGACCAGACCACTACATGAATGGTCGCCTGCCCAACTACCCCGGCGACGCTGGCTTTGAAGTGCGCCGTTCCGGCGGCTTTGAGCCCATGGCCAAGTCCATGGACGGCAAAACCATGTACCCCATGTTTGAGTGGCCTCTGTGGGATGCTGCTACCAAAGCCCAAGAAAGCCGCAATGGCAAGCAGTTCACCCGCATTTTGGAGCTAGACATTGCCAGCCAAAAATACAGCGAGCGCCAGTGGAAATACAGCTTTGAAGAAAACGGCAACATCGCCGCCGACTTCCAAATGCTGGACGCCACCACCGGCTTGGTGATTGAGCGTGACGACGCAACCGAAGGCGCAGGCCCTGGCTGCCCTGGTGAAGCCCGCACCGACTGCTTTACCCGCCCTGCCAAGTTCAAGCGCATTTACAAGATCGACTTCGCCCAAACCGACGCCGATGGTTTTGTCAAAAAAGTGGCCTACATTGACCTCACCAAAATCAGCAACCCCAACAAGCTGGCCAAGGTGGGCCCCAATGAAGACAACTTCGTATTGCCCCACCTCGGGCCAGAAGGTCTCGCAGTGGTGGATGCCCAGCACATTGTGGTGGTGAACGACAACAACTTCCCCTTCTCCTCGGGCCGCACCTTGGGCAAGCCGGATGACAACGAGCTCACGCTCTTGAACATCAAAGCCTTGATCGACGCGAAGTAAGCTTCGCCTACCCTCTTGGTTAAGCACAAAGGCCATCCCTTGGCAACAGGGGATGGCCTATTTACTTGGGGCTAGGAGCAGGCGCACAATGCATCGCAAAGTGGGGCGCACATGCAGTCATTGGGATGCTGCAGCGCAACATGCGTCGATTCTTGCTTTGCACCCTGCCATGACACACGCTACCGCAGAAATTGCCGTTTGCCCCACCGTATTGGACGTCGAAGCCTCCGGCTTTGGGCGCAACAGTTACCCCATTGAAGTGGGCTTTGCGCTGCCCAATGGCCACACCTTTTGCACGCTGATTCGCCCTGAGGCCGAGTGGACCCATTGGGATGCGCAAGCGGAAGCGCTGCACCACATCTCACGCACTTTGATCGAGCAACGGGGCCAACCTGCCCGAGAGGTTGCCCGGCTTTTGAACACCCATTTGCAAGGGCAGACCGTGTACTCCGACGGCTGGGCCAATGACTACAGCTGGATTGGCGCCTTGTTTGACGCCGCAGGCATTGCGCCGAAGTTCAAGCTAGAAAACCTGCGCGCCCTGCTCAACGAAACCGAAGCCGACCAGTGGCACATCGTCAAGGCCGAGATCAGCCACGAGCGCGGCACCCAGCGCCACCGCGCCAGTGCCGATGCCCGCATGCTGCAACTCACGCTGCAGCGCCTGCGCCGGGGCAGCCACTAAGCTCCCCATGGGCGCAAAGATGCCATACCAACAGCGACCACGCGCTTCCATATAGATAGCAAACCACTCAATATCCATGGGCGCTGCAGCTATTTTTTTAAAGCGCTCCTAAAGATTCCCGGCAAACAGGCGGCGCATCAGCAAGTCTTTGATGCTGTGGGCGTCGTCCAGCCCTAGGCGCTCTAGGTAGGCTTGCGGGGCTTCTTTGCCATCCCATAGGCTTTTCACGGCCATCACAAACAGCTCGCCCGGGTGGCTGCTGGCGTGCTTCAATTTTTTCATGGCGCGCACCATGTGCTGCTCGTCTTCAGTGAGGTCTGTACCAAACGGAAAGTCGGGCAGCAGGCCCGCTTGGGCCCAAGGGCGCAAGGTGGCTTGCAGGGTTTCGGGGAGGTTGTGGCGGTAAGCGGCGGGCACTTCGTAGTCACTCTCCAGCTTGCCGTGCGCCTTGGCCTGGCGCACCAGCTCGGGCTGGAAGCGCGAGTCTGCCACCGCAATGAGGCGTTTGACGACCTCGCTGTCCGACTGGCCGCGCAACTCCGCCACGCCATATTCGGTAACCACCACATCGCGCAAATGCCGGGGAATGGTGACGTTGCCGTAGCTCCAGACGATGCTGCTTTTGAGGCCGTCTTTGTTGTCATGGGTGGCGCGCAGCATCATGACCAAGCGCGCATCGGGCAGCGCGTGGGACATGGCGACAAAGTTGTATTGCCCACCTACCCCGCTCACCACCTGGCCAGACTCCAGCGCATCGCTGGCAGCAGCCCCCAAGAGGGTCACGACCATGGTGGTGTTCATAAAGCGCGCCTTGCGGCGCTGTGCACGCTTCAAGGCGTCGTCGCCATAGAGCTGGTTGATGAAGTCGATGCGGGTCATGTCGATCTTGGCCAGCTCTTGCTCAGGCATGGAACGCAGCCGCTCGTAAAAGTCACGCGGCCCTAAGAAAAAGCCACCCGTCATGCTGATGCCACCCAGGAGCCGTGACCCCAGCATATGGGCGCAGACATGTTCAAACACAGCTTCGTCCCGCAGCTTGTTGGCATAGCGGTGGTGGCCACACACCAGGGTTTCGCCATCTAGCTGCACTTCAGGGCGTAGCACGCCGTAGTGCTTTAAGAAATCCAGATCGCCCTGCCCTAATGAAGAACGCACACGCCTTGCATCCAAGAGGGCGCGCAGGGTTTGGGGCGTGACGGTTTCATCGGCAATCGCCCCAGAGTTCAATAGCTGCTGCAACACCGTATCGCCATACACCTCGCGGCGAATAATGCCGGCTTCAATCAAACGCAAG is from Rhodoferax aquaticus and encodes:
- a CDS encoding esterase-like activity of phytase family protein, with protein sequence MFRFAFTSRAAAFALALSALTAQAQTEVTAVLAGHAAVPFNTTVAAPKEAGPLFATAGKFTAGNRLRSETLGSVPGISFVGDPKYPRASGGSLPIEGQSVQGFSGIVSLGKGEFLALTDNGFGSKINSQDALLMVHLVKADWASGKVTRQHTTFLRDPDRKVPFHINNENTSTRYLTGSDFDPESIQVVGNEWWIGDEFGPYILRVNHQGVVQGVIETVVGGKAYRGPDHYMNGRLPNYPGDAGFEVRRSGGFEPMAKSMDGKTMYPMFEWPLWDAATKAQESRNGKQFTRILELDIASQKYSERQWKYSFEENGNIAADFQMLDATTGLVIERDDATEGAGPGCPGEARTDCFTRPAKFKRIYKIDFAQTDADGFVKKVAYIDLTKISNPNKLAKVGPNEDNFVLPHLGPEGLAVVDAQHIVVVNDNNFPFSSGRTLGKPDDNELTLLNIKALIDAK
- a CDS encoding acetyl-CoA hydrolase/transferase C-terminal domain-containing protein, yielding MTQPLLMDSIDACVDHVLDSIAGDIVLGIPLGVGKPNPFVNALYRRIKGNPLRKLRIITALSLEKPVGHSPLEKHFLEPLVERVFGNYPDLDYVKDSRAGCLPPNIEVREFFLKTGDYLGNSAAQLGYISTNYTFVARDMAVQGINVLAQAVAAKEGAHGLRLSLSSNPDVSHEVVDKMRSAGLPLMTIGVINHAMPFMPHGAEVSPAFFDVVLNDPAATHDVFAPPNAKVSAADYAIGLHAASLVADGGTLQIGIGSLGDAIGQALLVRDRHGVEFQNILKSLCPAGLQGRELGRFDQGLYGCSEMFVNAFLRLIEAGIIRREVYGDTVLQQLLNSGAIADETVTPQTLRALLDARRVRSSLGQGDLDFLKHYGVLRPEVQLDGETLVCGHHRYANKLRDEAVFEHVCAHMLGSRLLGGISMTGGFFLGPRDFYERLRSMPEQELAKIDMTRIDFINQLYGDDALKRAQRRKARFMNTTMVVTLLGAAASDALESGQVVSGVGGQYNFVAMSHALPDARLVMMLRATHDNKDGLKSSIVWSYGNVTIPRHLRDVVVTEYGVAELRGQSDSEVVKRLIAVADSRFQPELVRQAKAHGKLESDYEVPAAYRHNLPETLQATLRPWAQAGLLPDFPFGTDLTEDEQHMVRAMKKLKHASSHPGELFVMAVKSLWDGKEAPQAYLERLGLDDAHSIKDLLMRRLFAGNL